One genomic segment of Trichococcus shcherbakoviae includes these proteins:
- a CDS encoding V-type ATP synthase subunit D: MARLNVKPTRMELSNLKSRLVLSTRGHKLLKDKQDELMRQFILLIRENNILRDEVEKELTASMRSFVVAKSLLNEAFIEELFAVPATAVELDIQEKNIMSVVVPQMNFSIADKNDKSTDLQYGYVNSNGELDDAIKKIEDILPKLLKLSEIEKTCQLLADEIEKTRRRVNALEYKMIPQLQETIRYIQMKLEENERSSIVRMMKVKDMGAS, translated from the coding sequence ATGGCTAGATTGAATGTAAAGCCAACCCGGATGGAACTGTCCAACTTGAAATCGCGTCTGGTACTATCCACCCGCGGTCATAAACTGCTGAAGGATAAGCAAGATGAACTGATGCGTCAATTCATCTTGCTTATCCGCGAAAACAACATCCTGAGGGATGAAGTCGAAAAAGAACTGACCGCCTCCATGCGTTCTTTCGTGGTAGCCAAGTCGCTTCTGAATGAGGCTTTCATTGAAGAATTGTTCGCTGTACCGGCTACGGCGGTTGAATTGGACATCCAAGAAAAAAATATCATGAGTGTCGTCGTTCCCCAAATGAACTTTTCGATAGCCGACAAAAACGATAAATCCACGGATTTACAGTACGGCTACGTAAACTCAAACGGTGAACTGGATGATGCGATCAAAAAGATCGAAGATATCCTTCCGAAATTGCTTAAATTATCGGAAATCGAAAAAACATGCCAACTTCTTGCCGATGAGATCGAAAAGACAAGAAGGCGCGTAAATGCATTGGAATACAAAATGATTCCCCAGTTGCAGGAGACGATTCGTTACATCCAAATGAAACTCGAAGAGAACGAGCGCTCCAGCATCGTCCGAATGATGAAAGTCAAAGACATGGGTGCTTCATGA
- the gmk gene encoding guanylate kinase, which produces MTEKGLLIVLSGPSGVGKGTVRQAIFSRGEREFIYSISATTRKAREGEVDGKDYFFKEREEFERMIADNELLEYTEYVGNYYGTPIDYVRRTLDTGKDIFLEIEVQGAMQVKERMPEGIFIFLTPPDMTELESRIVNRGTDESPIIKQRMEKAIEELSLMRYYDYAVENDTVENAVQKVLGIIQSEHLKVSRILDTICADERE; this is translated from the coding sequence ATGACAGAAAAAGGATTGTTGATTGTCTTATCCGGACCTTCGGGAGTAGGCAAAGGGACTGTGAGACAAGCAATTTTTTCTCGTGGTGAACGGGAGTTCATATATTCAATTTCCGCTACGACCCGCAAAGCGCGCGAAGGGGAAGTGGATGGCAAAGATTATTTCTTCAAGGAAAGAGAAGAATTCGAGAGAATGATCGCCGATAATGAACTGTTGGAATATACCGAGTATGTTGGCAATTACTATGGTACGCCAATCGACTATGTAAGAAGAACGTTGGATACGGGAAAAGATATTTTTCTGGAGATCGAAGTTCAAGGTGCCATGCAAGTGAAGGAACGGATGCCTGAAGGGATATTCATCTTCTTGACGCCTCCTGATATGACTGAACTGGAATCACGTATCGTAAATCGCGGTACGGACGAATCCCCGATCATCAAGCAAAGAATGGAAAAGGCTATTGAAGAGCTTAGTTTGATGCGTTATTATGATTATGCGGTAGAAAACGACACAGTAGAGAATGCGGTACAGAAAGTGCTTGGCATCATCCAAAGCGAACACTTGAAAGTTTCACGGATTCTGGATACCATCTGTGCGGATGAAAGGGAGTAA
- the rpoZ gene encoding DNA-directed RNA polymerase subunit omega, producing the protein MMLYPSIDKLLEQVDSKYSMVILSSKRAHQLHDRSEPLLDTYQSFKNVGRALEEVVAGELEIDPKSIIPER; encoded by the coding sequence ATGATGTTATATCCTTCGATCGATAAATTGTTGGAGCAAGTGGATTCAAAATATTCAATGGTCATTCTTTCAAGCAAAAGAGCGCACCAATTGCACGATCGCTCAGAGCCTTTATTGGACACTTACCAGTCATTCAAGAATGTTGGACGTGCGCTGGAAGAAGTAGTTGCCGGCGAATTGGAAATCGATCCGAAATCCATCATCCCTGAAAGATAA
- the priA gene encoding primosomal protein N', whose translation MQTNRPFDYAIPPAMEHKLGKGMRVEVPFNKRMIQGFITEISDHTDFEGELKEIIQPLDIEPALTEELLLLGEEMAETVYAYRIHCYQTMLPPLMKAKYEKEIEIVDELDEESFYGLFQGKSKMSWEDAVDRGILPQLIELKRAGKIEVNYILKNQAKAKTVQVYYSDLEMDSLEDAYRSLKKSAKQQQALLAAIMSMNGTPLTSKEYKDQFDIGSSTIRTGVEKGWLKAADREILRDPFKDRLFKKTEALPLSDEQTAAFRTMGASIKEERHAVFLLQGVTGSGKTEVYLQLIAEVINQGKTALMLVPEIALTPQMVNHFKSRFGNRVAVMHSALSSGEKYDEWRKIHRGDADVVVGARSSIFAPVENLGIIIMDEEHESTYKQDENPKYHARNVAIWRGQHNHCPVVLGSATPSLESRARAQKKVYTLVELKGRFNQRALPQVEIVDMREEFKANNRSSFSVMLQEKITDRLHKKQQIVLMLNKRGYSSFIMCRDCGFVLECPNCDISLTLHMDSKTMKCHYCGHEEAIPNTCPKCKGHNFRYYGTGTQKIEEELQALFPEARILRMDVDTTRKKGGHEAILSAFGRGEADILLGTQMIAKGLDFPNITLVGVINADTSLGLPDFRSSERTFQLLTQVSGRAGRAELSGEVVVQSYNPDHYAILFAQQHNYEGFYRTEMSLRHKAGYPPYFYTALITVSNPDEKKAQKKIYEIHEILQKKLEPDTIMLGPSKGSIARVNNRYYFQILVKYKQGTKLHPALKQILDESQKENARGLYISIDSEPVNFF comes from the coding sequence ATGCAGACCAATCGTCCCTTTGACTATGCGATCCCTCCTGCTATGGAGCATAAATTAGGCAAGGGCATGCGGGTTGAGGTGCCTTTCAACAAACGCATGATCCAAGGGTTCATAACGGAAATTTCTGATCATACCGATTTTGAAGGGGAACTGAAAGAAATCATCCAACCTTTGGATATCGAGCCAGCTTTGACCGAAGAACTGCTTCTGTTGGGCGAGGAAATGGCGGAAACTGTTTATGCCTATCGGATCCATTGTTATCAGACGATGTTGCCGCCTTTGATGAAGGCAAAGTACGAAAAAGAAATTGAGATTGTCGATGAATTGGATGAGGAGTCTTTCTACGGACTTTTTCAAGGGAAAAGCAAAATGAGTTGGGAAGATGCCGTCGACCGCGGCATTTTGCCGCAACTGATCGAATTGAAACGAGCCGGGAAGATTGAAGTCAATTACATCCTGAAAAATCAGGCAAAGGCAAAAACGGTGCAGGTCTATTATTCCGATCTGGAAATGGACAGTTTGGAAGACGCATACCGCAGCCTGAAAAAGTCGGCCAAACAACAGCAAGCCTTGTTGGCGGCAATCATGTCCATGAACGGAACCCCGCTGACGTCCAAAGAATACAAGGATCAATTCGATATCGGTTCAAGCACAATCAGGACCGGCGTAGAGAAGGGCTGGCTAAAAGCGGCGGACCGGGAAATCCTCCGGGATCCCTTTAAGGATAGGCTGTTCAAAAAAACCGAAGCGCTGCCCCTTTCGGACGAACAAACGGCAGCTTTCCGGACGATGGGTGCCAGCATCAAGGAAGAACGCCATGCGGTTTTTCTGTTGCAAGGTGTAACGGGAAGCGGCAAGACCGAAGTATACCTTCAATTGATCGCTGAAGTGATCAATCAAGGCAAGACTGCCTTGATGCTCGTACCCGAAATCGCTTTGACCCCGCAGATGGTCAACCACTTCAAGAGCCGCTTCGGTAACCGCGTGGCAGTGATGCACAGTGCGTTGTCATCGGGTGAGAAATACGACGAGTGGCGCAAAATCCACCGCGGCGATGCTGATGTCGTAGTTGGAGCCCGTTCTTCCATTTTTGCTCCGGTTGAGAATCTCGGGATCATCATTATGGATGAAGAACACGAGAGCACGTATAAACAGGACGAAAATCCGAAGTATCATGCCCGGAATGTAGCGATCTGGCGCGGTCAGCATAACCATTGTCCGGTAGTTCTGGGAAGCGCGACGCCTTCGCTGGAGTCGCGGGCCAGGGCGCAAAAAAAGGTTTACACATTGGTAGAATTGAAGGGACGCTTCAATCAACGCGCGCTGCCCCAAGTCGAAATTGTCGATATGCGTGAGGAGTTCAAAGCGAACAACCGCAGCAGCTTTTCTGTGATGCTTCAGGAAAAGATCACGGATCGTCTGCATAAGAAACAGCAGATTGTGCTGATGCTGAACAAAAGAGGCTATTCCTCTTTCATCATGTGCCGGGATTGCGGTTTCGTCCTCGAGTGCCCGAACTGTGACATCAGTCTGACTTTGCATATGGACAGCAAAACGATGAAGTGCCATTACTGCGGCCATGAGGAAGCAATCCCCAACACCTGTCCGAAATGCAAGGGCCACAATTTCCGTTACTACGGTACGGGAACCCAAAAAATAGAGGAAGAACTGCAGGCACTCTTCCCGGAGGCGCGCATTTTGCGCATGGATGTGGATACCACCCGCAAGAAAGGCGGCCATGAGGCTATCCTGTCGGCATTCGGAAGAGGAGAGGCAGACATCTTGCTGGGCACGCAGATGATCGCAAAAGGATTGGACTTTCCGAACATCACGTTGGTCGGTGTCATCAATGCGGATACTTCATTGGGGCTGCCGGATTTCCGGTCTTCGGAGAGGACGTTCCAGCTGCTGACCCAAGTCAGCGGCCGTGCAGGTCGCGCTGAGTTGTCCGGGGAGGTGGTGGTGCAATCCTATAATCCGGATCATTATGCCATCCTTTTTGCCCAACAGCACAATTACGAAGGCTTTTACCGTACCGAGATGTCGCTCCGGCATAAAGCGGGTTATCCGCCTTATTTTTATACCGCGCTGATCACCGTGAGCAACCCGGATGAAAAGAAAGCGCAGAAGAAAATTTATGAAATCCATGAGATCCTTCAAAAAAAGCTTGAACCTGACACAATCATGCTCGGGCCATCAAAGGGATCCATCGCGAGAGTGAACAACCGCTATTATTTTCAGATATTAGTGAAATACAAACAGGGAACCAAACTACATCCGGCATTGAAACAGATTTTGGATGAGTCACAAAAAGAAAATGCACGCGGTCTCTATATTTCAATCGATTCAGAGCCGGTCAATTTCTTCTAG
- the fmt gene encoding methionyl-tRNA formyltransferase, whose translation MKKIIFMGTPEFSVPILEALLQHGYDVIAVVTQPDRPVGRKKILTPSPVKEAALKHGLPVYQPEKISGSPEMDELIALKPDLIVTAAYGQFLPVKLLNTPRFRSINVHASLLPKYRGGAPVHYAIINGEKETGVSIMYMEKKMDAGAVLAQKAIPITEADDVGTMFLKLSDLGKNLLIETLPDFFQDKLVPQEQDESAATFSPNIKREEERIDWSKTAAQVACQVRGMRPWPVAHTLLGGQRIKVWAGQAVETSTTDEPGTVFATDKEALYVACGAGTVFKMTELQPAGKKRMSAADYLRGSACEIQEGTRFDTDGQ comes from the coding sequence ATGAAAAAAATCATTTTTATGGGCACCCCGGAATTTTCAGTGCCCATTTTAGAGGCTTTATTGCAGCATGGGTATGACGTGATCGCAGTTGTTACACAACCGGACCGCCCGGTAGGCAGAAAGAAAATATTGACGCCTTCTCCGGTGAAGGAAGCCGCACTGAAGCATGGTCTGCCGGTCTATCAGCCGGAAAAAATTTCCGGTTCACCGGAAATGGATGAACTGATTGCCTTGAAGCCGGACCTGATCGTGACAGCGGCCTATGGGCAATTTCTGCCGGTTAAGCTGCTGAACACTCCACGTTTCCGCTCCATCAATGTGCATGCTTCTTTGTTGCCGAAATATCGCGGAGGCGCTCCTGTCCATTACGCCATCATTAATGGGGAAAAAGAAACAGGGGTCTCCATCATGTACATGGAGAAAAAAATGGATGCCGGGGCTGTGTTGGCGCAAAAAGCCATACCCATCACGGAGGCAGATGATGTTGGGACGATGTTTCTGAAGTTGAGCGACCTGGGTAAAAATCTTTTGATCGAAACATTGCCTGATTTTTTCCAAGACAAACTCGTGCCGCAAGAACAGGATGAATCCGCAGCCACCTTTTCGCCAAACATCAAGCGCGAAGAGGAACGCATCGATTGGTCCAAAACGGCTGCACAAGTGGCCTGCCAAGTCCGAGGCATGCGTCCATGGCCAGTGGCTCATACGCTTTTGGGCGGGCAACGGATCAAAGTATGGGCGGGACAGGCTGTCGAAACGAGTACGACCGATGAACCCGGAACTGTTTTTGCAACAGACAAGGAAGCCCTTTATGTAGCCTGCGGAGCGGGCACCGTTTTCAAAATGACGGAACTCCAACCTGCAGGGAAAAAACGCATGTCAGCAGCGGATTACTTGCGGGGCAGCGCCTGCGAAATACAAGAAGGTACAAGGTTTGATACAGATGGACAATAA
- the rsmB gene encoding 16S rRNA (cytosine(967)-C(5))-methyltransferase RsmB, with product MDNKLKNKIKHTVRYLAVDILESVEKEGAYSNLLLNKVIQSEKLSPKDAGLLTEIVYGVIQRKMTLDYGLSGYIKDPKKQLSWVTNLLRVSAYQMVYLTKVPDHAVLFDAVEIAKAKGHAGVASYVNGVLRNVQRNGLRDWKTISNAKKRISVGASMPKWLVAYFIEKIGIEETEKMAFSLLEDPFVSVRLQSQAMSREAALEQLQAEGYDVVPSPVSPSGIRIRGGKIVDSPLFKEGILTIQDESSQLVAPVGELEKDFLVLDSCAAPGGKTTHMASYISASENGKVIALDMYEHKIGLINQNAERLHVSDRIETRVLDAKEAGKAFAPESFDVIFVDAPCSGLGLMRRKPDIKYVKNAQDFLDLHQEQLRILDSVSSLLKKGGRLVYSTCTLTEEENQMTVQTFIENHAEFAIVPVRSDYLDKKSFTHEGFVQIYPHDYGTDGFFISCMVKR from the coding sequence ATGGACAATAAACTTAAAAACAAAATCAAGCATACGGTCCGTTATCTGGCTGTCGATATATTGGAGAGCGTAGAGAAGGAAGGCGCGTATTCCAATCTGTTGCTGAACAAAGTCATCCAATCCGAAAAGTTATCCCCTAAGGATGCCGGCCTGTTGACGGAGATTGTCTATGGCGTCATCCAGCGGAAAATGACTTTGGATTATGGCCTCTCGGGATACATCAAAGATCCCAAAAAACAACTTTCTTGGGTGACTAACTTATTGCGTGTCTCCGCCTATCAGATGGTCTATTTGACGAAGGTTCCGGATCATGCCGTCCTTTTCGATGCGGTTGAGATAGCGAAAGCTAAGGGCCATGCGGGCGTCGCCAGTTATGTGAACGGTGTGCTGCGTAATGTGCAACGCAATGGGCTGCGCGACTGGAAAACCATCAGCAACGCCAAGAAACGCATCAGCGTGGGGGCCAGCATGCCGAAGTGGCTCGTCGCCTATTTCATTGAAAAAATCGGTATCGAGGAGACCGAAAAAATGGCTTTTTCCTTATTGGAAGATCCCTTTGTATCGGTCAGACTGCAGTCACAGGCAATGTCCCGGGAAGCGGCGCTCGAACAGTTGCAAGCAGAGGGTTACGATGTGGTCCCAAGTCCAGTTTCGCCTTCCGGCATCCGGATCCGCGGCGGGAAAATCGTTGACTCCCCGCTATTCAAAGAGGGCATCCTTACAATTCAGGACGAATCGAGTCAATTGGTCGCACCAGTCGGAGAACTGGAAAAGGACTTTCTCGTATTGGACAGCTGTGCCGCACCGGGCGGGAAGACTACGCACATGGCCAGTTATATCTCGGCTTCGGAAAACGGCAAAGTCATCGCCTTGGATATGTATGAGCACAAGATAGGCTTGATCAATCAAAATGCCGAGCGTCTGCACGTATCCGATCGCATTGAAACCCGGGTGCTGGATGCGAAAGAAGCAGGCAAAGCATTTGCACCGGAATCCTTTGATGTCATCTTCGTCGATGCACCCTGTTCGGGGTTAGGGTTGATGCGCAGAAAGCCGGATATCAAATATGTGAAAAATGCGCAGGACTTTCTGGACCTGCATCAAGAACAACTTCGGATCCTCGACTCCGTCAGTTCATTGTTAAAAAAAGGTGGACGTTTGGTATACAGTACATGTACACTTACTGAAGAAGAGAATCAAATGACTGTCCAGACATTCATTGAAAATCATGCCGAATTTGCGATTGTTCCGGTACGCTCCGATTATTTGGATAAAAAATCTTTCACTCATGAAGGGTTTGTGCAGATTTATCCGCATGATTACGGAACTGATGGTTTCTTCATCAGTTGTATGGTAAAGAGGTAA
- a CDS encoding Stp1/IreP family PP2C-type Ser/Thr phosphatase, translating to MQIAFKSDRGKNRAINQDYVSYFVNEAQQPLMIVCDGMGGHKAGDVASEMGVSHLGAAWKGSRFTSSEELSRWLIANIQRVNDLVFQKSLDYSDLDGMGTTLVAAAVVGKEVIIANIGDSRAYVYRNYKLRQITEDHSLVNEFIKSGEITPEEAQHHPRKNILTRSLGVSRKLDIDILAMPLVQGDLLLLCSDGLTNMMDDEEIAQMLKEWLPLEEKVLSLVDKANVAGGLDNITVLLADFTDREGEPLWRQERN from the coding sequence ATGCAGATAGCCTTCAAAAGTGATAGAGGCAAAAATAGAGCAATCAATCAAGATTATGTGAGTTATTTCGTCAATGAAGCCCAGCAGCCGCTCATGATCGTATGCGATGGCATGGGTGGCCATAAGGCTGGCGACGTCGCCAGTGAGATGGGGGTATCCCATCTGGGGGCAGCCTGGAAAGGATCCCGTTTCACGAGCAGCGAAGAATTGTCCCGCTGGCTGATCGCCAACATCCAGCGCGTCAATGATCTGGTTTTTCAAAAATCTTTGGATTACAGCGACTTGGATGGAATGGGTACGACTTTGGTGGCGGCTGCCGTCGTTGGCAAGGAAGTCATTATTGCCAATATCGGCGACAGTCGGGCTTACGTCTACAGAAATTATAAACTCCGTCAAATCACGGAGGATCATTCCTTGGTGAATGAATTCATCAAATCAGGGGAAATAACCCCGGAGGAAGCACAACATCATCCAAGAAAGAACATTTTGACGCGCTCCTTGGGCGTTTCCCGGAAACTGGATATCGATATCTTGGCTATGCCGCTTGTGCAGGGCGATCTGTTGTTGCTTTGCTCCGATGGTTTGACTAACATGATGGATGATGAAGAGATCGCCCAGATGCTGAAGGAATGGCTTCCTCTGGAAGAAAAAGTCCTTTCCTTGGTCGATAAAGCGAATGTAGCTGGCGGCCTGGATAATATCACAGTCCTTTTGGCTGATTTTACGGATAGAGAGGGGGAACCGCTGTGGAGGCAGGAAAGAAATTAG
- the pknB gene encoding Stk1 family PASTA domain-containing Ser/Thr kinase encodes MEAGKKLGGRYKIVRHIGSGGMANVYLGHDLILDRPVAIKVLRFDFRDNKDALRRFQREALSATQLIHPNIVGVYDVDEEDGLQYIVMEFIDGTDLKKYIDIQGRVSPEKSIHIMHQVLSAVALAHKNRIIHRDIKPQNILIDNQDRIKITDFGIAVALSETSITQTNTLLGSVHYLSPEQARGSMATSKSDIYALGVVLYELLSGKVPFDGESAVSVALKHFQEPMPFIRESHPEIPQSLENVILKATAKEPLDRYATCEEMMADLDTCLYEERLHEAPFMPVSLLQETKVLTPLSAEVVAKADSGNTIVSPPPSVKAEPIQEYESGREAAGGKQKRKKWTFVLFGVLLLGLIASFFLFFYNNQEADALTVPDVSNMDQASARLALEDAGLTLGDITEEHSDEVEADAVIETSPKIGAAVEAGDEIDLIISLGEELFTLLDYEGQEYESVLEDLRKEGFTIERTHEFSSEVAAGNIISQSLEPGSEVKPSETTLSFLVSDGNESYTMRDLSGYTRKSVEDYAGQYGLALTVTEAYSDTIAAGLVISQSLADGSAFVSGDALSVVISLGPEEPQVISFSRTITIPYLAAAVSEPSSESSNSQGNENANSNGTASSSSNKPNHIVIYVQDEDHALSDVFREFDIAADELVTLNFRILEGSSASYRIERDGEVINEASELTQ; translated from the coding sequence GTGGAGGCAGGAAAGAAATTAGGCGGCCGCTATAAAATCGTCCGACATATCGGAAGCGGCGGGATGGCGAACGTTTACCTGGGCCATGATCTAATTTTGGATCGCCCAGTCGCCATCAAAGTATTGCGCTTTGACTTCCGCGACAACAAGGATGCCCTGCGCCGTTTCCAGCGTGAAGCCCTCTCAGCCACGCAATTGATCCATCCCAACATCGTAGGTGTATATGATGTGGATGAAGAAGATGGCTTGCAATATATCGTAATGGAATTCATCGATGGCACGGATCTGAAAAAATATATCGACATTCAAGGCAGGGTTTCGCCGGAGAAGTCGATCCATATCATGCACCAAGTTTTGTCGGCTGTGGCATTGGCCCACAAAAACCGGATCATCCATAGGGACATCAAGCCACAGAATATTCTGATCGATAATCAAGATCGCATCAAAATTACCGATTTCGGCATTGCGGTTGCGCTGTCGGAAACTTCGATCACCCAGACGAATACGCTGTTGGGCTCCGTTCATTACCTGTCTCCGGAGCAAGCCAGAGGCAGCATGGCCACTTCAAAATCAGACATCTACGCTTTAGGGGTTGTCCTGTATGAATTGCTGAGTGGTAAGGTTCCTTTCGATGGGGAGTCGGCTGTCAGCGTCGCGCTGAAGCATTTTCAGGAACCGATGCCTTTCATCCGGGAAAGCCATCCGGAGATTCCTCAAAGTTTGGAAAATGTCATTCTGAAAGCCACGGCGAAAGAACCTTTAGACCGTTACGCCACCTGTGAAGAAATGATGGCGGATCTTGATACCTGCCTGTATGAGGAACGCTTGCACGAAGCACCTTTCATGCCGGTATCGCTGTTGCAGGAAACCAAAGTACTCACTCCCTTGTCCGCTGAAGTAGTTGCCAAAGCGGACAGCGGTAACACGATTGTATCTCCGCCACCAAGCGTGAAAGCTGAACCGATCCAGGAATACGAGTCAGGGCGAGAGGCCGCTGGAGGCAAGCAAAAACGAAAGAAGTGGACATTCGTTCTCTTCGGGGTGTTGCTGCTGGGTCTGATCGCCAGCTTTTTCCTCTTCTTTTACAATAACCAGGAAGCAGATGCGCTGACAGTACCGGATGTGTCCAATATGGATCAAGCCAGCGCACGCCTCGCATTGGAGGACGCAGGTTTGACTTTGGGGGATATAACGGAAGAACACAGTGATGAGGTCGAAGCTGATGCTGTCATTGAAACGTCACCAAAAATCGGTGCAGCCGTTGAAGCCGGTGATGAAATCGACCTGATCATCAGTCTGGGCGAGGAATTGTTCACGCTTCTCGACTATGAAGGCCAAGAATATGAAAGTGTTCTGGAAGACCTGCGTAAAGAAGGGTTTACGATCGAAAGGACACATGAATTCAGCAGCGAAGTCGCTGCAGGTAACATCATCAGCCAAAGTTTAGAGCCTGGCTCAGAAGTGAAACCAAGCGAAACTACGCTGTCGTTTCTGGTGAGCGACGGAAATGAATCCTATACGATGCGCGACCTATCAGGATATACGCGAAAAAGCGTCGAGGATTATGCAGGGCAATACGGGCTCGCATTGACGGTCACTGAAGCTTATTCCGATACGATAGCAGCAGGTCTGGTCATAAGCCAAAGTCTTGCAGATGGATCCGCTTTTGTATCCGGTGATGCCCTGAGTGTGGTGATTTCGCTTGGACCTGAAGAGCCGCAAGTGATTTCCTTCAGCCGTACCATCACGATTCCCTATCTCGCTGCAGCCGTTTCGGAACCCAGTTCTGAGAGCAGCAACAGTCAAGGCAATGAAAATGCCAACAGCAATGGAACTGCCAGCAGTTCTTCCAACAAGCCGAACCATATCGTCATTTATGTGCAGGACGAAGATCATGCGCTCAGTGACGTATTCCGTGAGTTCGATATAGCAGCGGATGAGCTCGTGACATTGAATTTCCGTATTCTGGAAGGCAGCTCCGCTTCCTACCGGATCGAAAGAGATGGCGAAGTCATCAACGAAGCTTCTGAACTAACACAATAG
- the rsgA gene encoding ribosome small subunit-dependent GTPase A, whose protein sequence is MQKGQVRKAISGFYYVYVDGQTYQTRGRGNFRVKNMAPLIGDFVDFESDNLTEGVLLDIYPRKNELIRPTVANVDFGVIVMSAIEPDFSSYLVDRFLVYLEANNISPIIYVTKIDLLDEKAKMEMLQYKTYYESIGYTMILSDYPEGASSLEELVTSMGKGMAVFMGQSGAGKSTLLNQLMPELDLLTGEISTALGRGRHTTRHVELHPVGEVLIADTPGFSTIDLIDIEAVDLPSFFPDFEALRDQCRFGGCMHINEPNCRVKEAVASGEVAPYRYEHYLQFHEEIVGRKPMYNKKK, encoded by the coding sequence TTGCAAAAAGGACAAGTCAGGAAAGCAATAAGCGGATTTTATTATGTGTATGTGGATGGTCAAACGTATCAGACGAGAGGAAGAGGAAACTTCCGCGTGAAAAACATGGCTCCGCTTATTGGGGATTTTGTCGATTTCGAAAGTGACAACTTAACGGAGGGCGTTCTGCTGGACATCTACCCAAGGAAAAATGAATTGATTCGCCCGACTGTGGCGAATGTCGATTTTGGCGTCATTGTGATGTCGGCGATCGAACCCGATTTTTCTTCTTATCTGGTGGATCGTTTCTTGGTTTACCTGGAAGCAAACAACATCAGTCCCATCATCTACGTTACGAAAATTGATCTGTTGGATGAAAAAGCCAAGATGGAGATGCTACAGTACAAAACCTATTATGAATCGATCGGATACACGATGATTCTGTCTGATTATCCTGAGGGAGCTTCTTCCTTGGAAGAATTGGTCACGAGCATGGGCAAAGGGATGGCGGTTTTTATGGGCCAATCCGGCGCCGGAAAATCTACTTTGTTGAACCAACTGATGCCCGAACTGGATTTGCTGACAGGCGAAATCTCGACCGCCTTGGGCAGAGGCCGCCATACGACGCGACATGTCGAGTTGCATCCTGTAGGGGAGGTTTTGATTGCTGATACGCCTGGTTTCAGTACAATCGACTTGATCGACATTGAAGCGGTCGATCTGCCTTCCTTTTTCCCGGATTTTGAAGCGCTGCGCGATCAATGCCGATTCGGCGGCTGCATGCACATCAACGAGCCGAATTGCAGGGTGAAAGAGGCAGTTGCCTCCGGAGAGGTTGCCCCATACAGATACGAACACTATCTGCAGTTCCATGAGGAAATCGTCGGGCGCAAACCGATGTACAATAAAAAAAAATAA
- the rpe gene encoding ribulose-phosphate 3-epimerase, protein MKIAPSILSADFANLERDVKLVEQAGADYIHIDAMDGQFVANLTLGPNVVQAIRPHTKLPLDCHLMVNTPENLIPAFARAGADIITIHAEATAHIHGAIQMIKNENIAAGVVINPGTSVDVIKPVLGDVDMVLVMTVNPGFGGQGFIESTLNKIQELAFLREKHGYHYEIEVDGGITHETIVKCIQAGADVFVAGSYIYDDENPAAAISRLKDACHNAV, encoded by the coding sequence ATGAAAATTGCTCCATCCATATTAAGTGCTGATTTTGCGAATTTAGAGCGGGACGTCAAGTTGGTCGAACAAGCTGGTGCCGATTATATCCATATCGATGCCATGGACGGCCAATTTGTTGCCAATTTGACGTTGGGCCCAAATGTTGTGCAGGCAATCCGTCCACACACAAAATTACCGTTGGATTGCCATTTGATGGTAAATACACCTGAAAATCTGATCCCGGCTTTCGCCAGGGCCGGCGCCGATATCATCACGATTCACGCGGAAGCAACTGCCCACATCCATGGCGCGATCCAGATGATCAAAAATGAAAACATTGCAGCCGGCGTCGTCATCAATCCAGGCACAAGCGTAGACGTCATCAAACCCGTTTTGGGCGATGTCGACATGGTGCTCGTCATGACCGTCAACCCGGGCTTCGGGGGGCAAGGCTTCATCGAAAGCACCCTGAACAAAATCCAAGAACTGGCTTTCTTGCGCGAAAAGCATGGTTATCATTACGAAATCGAAGTTGATGGCGGCATTACCCATGAGACGATCGTCAAGTGCATTCAGGCAGGTGCGGATGTATTCGTAGCAGGGTCCTATATTTATGACGATGAAAATCCAGCAGCGGCAATCAGCCGACTGAAGGATGCTTGCCATAATGCAGTCTGA